The following are encoded in a window of Chlorocebus sabaeus isolate Y175 chromosome 22, mChlSab1.0.hap1, whole genome shotgun sequence genomic DNA:
- the CDCP1 gene encoding CUB domain-containing protein 1 → MAGLNCGVTIALLGVLLLGAARLPRGAEAFEIALPRESNITVLIKLGTPTLLAKPCYIIISKRHTTMLSIKPGERIVFTFSCQSPENHFVIEIQKNIDCMSGPCPFGEVQLQPSTSLLPTLNRTYIWDVKAHKSIGLELQFSIPRLRQIGPGESCPDGVTYSISGRIDATVVRIGTFCSNGTVSRIKMQEGVKMALHLPWFHPRNVSGFSIANRSSIKRLCIIESVFEGEGSATLMSANYPEGFPEDELMTWQFVIPAHLRASVSFLNFNLSNCERKEERVEYYIPGSTTNPEVFKLEDKQPGNMAGNFNLSLQGCDQDAQNPGILRLQFQVLVQHPQNESNKIYVVDLSNERATSLTIEPRPVKQSRKFVPGCFVCLESRTCSTNLTLTSGSKHKISFLCDNLTRLWMNVEKNISCTDHRYCQRKSYSLQVPSDILHLPVELHDFSWKLLVPKDRLSLVLVPAQKLQQHTHEKPCNTSFSYLVASAIPSQDLYFGSFCPGGSIEQIQVKQNISVTLRTFAPSFRQEASRQGLTVSFIPYFKEEGVFTVTPDTKSKVYLRTPNWDRGLPSLTSVSWNISVPRDQVACLTFFKERTGVVCQTGRAFMIIQEQRTRAEEIFSLDEDALPKPSFHHHSFWVNISNCSPASGKQLDLLFWVTLTPRTVDLTVILITVVGGGALLLSALGLIICCVKKKKKKTNKGPAVGVYNGNINTEMPRQPKKFPKGRKDNDSHVYAVIEDTMVYGHLLQDSGGSFMQPEVDTYRPFQGTMGVCPPSPPTICSRAPTAKLAAEELPPCSPPESESEPYTFSHPNNGDVNSKDTDIPLLNTQEPVEPAE, encoded by the exons aaGCTTTTGAGATTGCTCTGCCACGAGAAAGCAACATTACAGTTCTTATAAAGCTGGGGACCCCGACTCTGCTGGCAAAACCCTGTTACATCATCATTTCTAAAAGACATACAACCATGTTGTCCATCAAGcctggagaaagaatagtctttacCTTTAGCTGCCAGAGTCCTGAGAATCACTTTGTCATAGAGATCCAGAAAAATATTG ACTGTATGTCAGGCCCATGTCCTTTTGGGGAGGTTCAGCTTCAGCCCTCAACATCGTTGTTGCCTACCCTCAACAGAACTTACATCTGGGACGTCAAAGCCCATAAGAGCATCGGTTTAGAGCTGCAGTTTTCCATCCCTCGCCTGAGGCAGATTGGTCCGGGTGAGAGCTGCCCAGACGGAGTCACTTACTCCATCAGTGGCCGAATCGATGCCACTGTGGTCAGGATCGGAACCTTCTGCAGCAATGGCACTGTGTCCCGGATCAAGATGCAAGAAGGAGTGAAAATGGCCTTACACCTACCATGGTTCCACCCCAGAAATGTCTCCGGCTTCAGCATTGCAAACCGCTCATCTATAAAAC GTCTGTGCATCATTGAGTCTGTGTTTGAGGGTGAAGGCTCAGCAACCCTGATGTCTGCCAACTACCCAGAAGGCTTCCCTGAGGATGAGCTCATGACGTGGCAATTTGTCATTCCTGCCCACCTGCGGGCCAGCGTCTCCTTCCTCAACTTCAACCTCTCCAACTGCGAGAGGAAGGAGGAGCGGGTTGAGTACTACATCCCGGGCTCCACCACCAACCCCGAGGTGTTCAAGCTGGAGGACAAGCAGCCTGGGAACATGGCGGGGAACTTCAACCTCTCCCTGCAAGGCTGTGACCAAGATGCCCAAAACCCAGGGATCCTCCGGCTGCAGTTCCAAGTTTTGGTCCAACATCCACAAAATGAAAGCA ATAAAATCTACGTGGTTGACTTGAGTAATGAACGAGCCACGTCACTTACCATCGAGCCACGGCCCGTCAAACAGAGCCGCAAGTTTGTCCCTGGCTGTTTCGTATGTCTAGAATCTCGGACCTGCAGCACCAACCTCACCCTGACATCTGGCTCCAAACACAAAATCTCCTTCCTTTGTGATAATCTGACACGTCTGTGGATGAATGTGGAAAAAAACATAA GCTGCACAGACCACCGGTACTGCCAAAGGAAGTCCTACTCACTCCAGGTGCCCAGTGACATCCTCCACCTGCCTGTGGAGCTGCATGACTTCTCCTGGAAGTTGCTGGTGCCCAAAGACAGGCTTAGCCTGGTGCTGGTGCCAGCCCAGAAGCTGCAGCAGCATACGCATGAGAAGCCCTGCAACACCAGCTTCAGCTACCTCGTAGCCAGTGCCATACCCAGCCAGGACCTGTACTTCGGCTCTTTCTGCCCGGGAGGCTCTATCGAGCAGATCCAGGTGAAGCAGAACATCTCGGTGACCCTTCGCACCTTTGCCCCCAGCTTCCGACAAGAGGCCTCCAGGCAGGGCCTGACGGTGTCCTTTATACCTTATTTCAAAG AGGAAGGCGTTTTCACGGTGACCCCCGACACAAAAAGCAAGGTCTATCTGAGGACCCCCAACTGGGACCGGGGCCTGCCATCCCTCACCTCAGTGTCCTGGAACATCAGCGTGCCCAGAGACCAGGTGGCCTGCCTGACTTTCTTTAAGGAGCGGACCGGCGTGGTGTGCCAGACAGGGCGTGCATTCATGATCATCCAGGAGCAGCGGACCCGGGCTGAGGAGATCTTCAGCCTGGACGAGGATGCGCTCCCCAAGCCGAGCTTCCACCATCACAGCTTCTGGGTCAACATTTCTAACTGCAGCCCCGCGAGCGGCAAGCAGCTAGACCTGCTCTTCTGGGTGACACTTACCCCAAGGACTGTGG ACTTGACTGTCATCCTCATCACAgtggtgggaggtggagcctTACTGCTGTCTGCCCTCGGACTCATCATTTGCTGTGTGAAAAAGAA gaaaaagaagacaaacaagggCCCCGCCGTGGGTGTCTATAATGGCAACATCAATACCGAGATGCCAAGACAGCCAAAAAAGTTTCCAAAAGGGCGAAAGGACAATGATTCCCACGTATATGCGGTCATCGAGGATACCATGGTGTATGGGCATCTGCTACAGGATTCCGGCGGGTCCTTCATGCAGCCCGAGGTGGACACCTACCGGCCGTTCCAGGGCACCATGGGGGTCTGCCCTCCCTCGCCACCCACCATATGCTCCAGGGCCCCAACTGCAAAGTTGGCCGCTGAAGAGCTGCCTCCTTGCTCCCCTCCCGAGTCCGAGAGTGAACCGTACACCTTCTCCCACCCCAACAATGGGGATGTAAACAGCAAGGACACAGACATTCCCTTGCTGAACACTCAGGAGCCTGTGGAGCCAGCAGAATAA